A genomic stretch from Flavobacterium nitratireducens includes:
- a CDS encoding glycerophosphodiester phosphodiesterase family protein: MKCIKILLLCVVITIVSCKAKNDKVISEKARKIEVQGHRGERGNLPENTIEAFVGALHKGVDVLELDVVISKDRKVVVSHEPFMSSEYMSKPSGEAVSKEEEKNFNLYQMTYDSIKAFDGGSRGNLKFPNQQKRKTYKPLLSEVFKVIESEIKTKKLNKIKYNIEIKSEKEVYGIYQPQPEEFVDLVMQLVKDNHMENRINIQSFDPVILNILHQKYPTIEIAYLVSKGSIQNNLKQLDFKPNIYSPNFKLIKNKQPVDSLKSMHIKLIPWTVNEEQDIKQQIQLGVDGIITDYPERVMTQIKNDF; the protein is encoded by the coding sequence ATGAAATGTATTAAAATCCTACTGCTTTGCGTTGTTATTACAATCGTTTCCTGTAAAGCTAAAAATGACAAAGTAATATCTGAGAAAGCTCGAAAAATTGAAGTTCAGGGACATCGTGGAGAACGAGGGAATCTACCTGAAAATACTATCGAAGCATTTGTTGGAGCACTTCATAAAGGGGTTGATGTGTTGGAATTAGATGTTGTAATTTCCAAGGACCGAAAAGTAGTAGTATCTCACGAACCTTTTATGTCTTCGGAATATATGTCGAAACCTTCAGGTGAAGCTGTGAGTAAAGAAGAGGAAAAAAACTTCAATTTATATCAAATGACTTATGATAGCATTAAGGCATTTGATGGAGGTTCCAGAGGAAACTTAAAATTCCCTAATCAGCAAAAAAGGAAGACTTACAAACCGCTTTTAAGCGAAGTTTTTAAGGTAATTGAATCCGAAATTAAGACTAAAAAGTTAAATAAGATAAAATACAACATTGAAATAAAATCAGAGAAAGAGGTGTATGGAATTTATCAGCCACAACCAGAGGAATTTGTTGATTTAGTCATGCAGCTTGTTAAGGATAATCACATGGAGAACCGAATCAATATTCAGTCGTTTGATCCCGTGATTCTTAATATTTTGCACCAAAAGTATCCTACTATCGAAATTGCTTATTTGGTTTCAAAAGGCAGTATTCAAAATAATTTAAAACAGCTAGATTTTAAACCCAACATTTACAGTCCTAATTTTAAATTAATAAAAAATAAGCAACCAGTTGATTCTTTGAAATCGATGCATATAAAATTGATTCCATGGACAGTTAATGAAGAACAGGATATAAAACAACAAATTCAATTGGGGGTTGATGGTATTATAACCGATTATCCAGAAAGAGTAATGACTCAAATAAAAAACGACTTCTGA
- a CDS encoding Cof-type HAD-IIB family hydrolase — MKYKMLVLDMDDTLLNDDHIISEENRAMLAKAKEKGVKIILASGRPTPAMIEYARDLGLMDSYMISFNGAVITDLKNDEVIFEQSLTQEQIHNLYDYSKEKKTHIITYLDGKVVSETHSEYIDVEVNITGLEHEVVPNFKERVQTSAIKCILLEEPSYLKEVEADLKVAMPHLSVCMSKPFFLEAAQTGIDKGASVKFLAEKLNIDQAEVIAVGNAGNDLSMIEYAGLGVWVDNVDAHLRDKGDVVVASNNDHGVAEVIQRFILA; from the coding sequence ATGAAATACAAAATGTTGGTTCTGGACATGGATGATACCCTGTTGAATGACGACCATATCATTTCGGAAGAAAACAGAGCCATGTTGGCAAAGGCAAAAGAAAAAGGAGTGAAAATCATTTTGGCTTCTGGGCGACCAACGCCAGCAATGATTGAATATGCTAGGGATTTGGGATTAATGGATTCGTATATGATTTCGTTTAACGGAGCCGTAATTACCGATTTAAAAAATGACGAAGTAATCTTCGAACAAAGTTTAACTCAAGAGCAAATTCATAACTTGTATGATTACAGCAAGGAAAAGAAAACGCATATTATTACCTATTTGGACGGAAAAGTGGTGAGCGAAACCCATTCAGAATATATTGATGTTGAGGTGAATATCACGGGCTTGGAACACGAAGTAGTGCCTAATTTTAAAGAGCGTGTGCAAACTTCGGCAATTAAATGTATTTTGCTGGAAGAACCAAGTTACCTAAAAGAAGTAGAAGCCGATTTAAAAGTAGCCATGCCGCATTTAAGTGTGTGTATGTCAAAACCATTCTTCTTAGAAGCAGCTCAAACCGGAATTGACAAAGGAGCGAGTGTGAAATTCTTAGCTGAAAAATTAAATATTGATCAGGCTGAGGTTATTGCTGTTGGAAACGCCGGAAATGATTTATCGATGATTGAATATGCAGGTTTGGGGGTTTGGGTAGATAATGTGGATGCGCATTTAAGAGATAAAGGCGATGTGGTGGTAGCTTCTAACAACGACCACGGTGTAGCTGAGGTGATTCAACGTTTTATTCTGGCTTAA
- a CDS encoding type II toxin-antitoxin system RelE/ParE family toxin, translating into MQSPNLQKDKLELIEKIIHIEDKSVLDYIKSILTEDSSEYELTDEQKQIVEEATTKYYSGEEPSFTWEEVKNNARKNSMKRNLKFTFRANIDTIVAYEFYESRRKNLGEQFLEELDNCYQSIVLNYTTYKVVHSIYRQAVVNKFPFVVIYSVDEKDIIITAIFHTSKNPNKKLK; encoded by the coding sequence ATGCAATCACCTAATTTACAAAAGGATAAACTGGAGTTAATCGAAAAGATTATTCATATTGAAGATAAATCCGTTTTGGACTATATCAAAAGTATCTTAACCGAAGATTCTTCCGAATACGAATTGACCGATGAACAAAAGCAAATCGTAGAAGAAGCTACGACAAAATACTACTCCGGCGAAGAACCTTCTTTTACTTGGGAAGAGGTAAAAAACAATGCCAGAAAAAATTCAATGAAAAGAAATCTTAAATTTACTTTTCGGGCAAATATTGATACTATCGTAGCTTACGAATTCTACGAATCCAGACGTAAAAATCTGGGTGAACAATTCTTAGAAGAATTAGATAATTGTTACCAATCTATTGTTCTAAATTACACTACTTACAAAGTTGTTCACAGCATTTACCGACAAGCTGTCGTAAATAAATTCCCTTTTGTGGTTATCTACAGTGTTGATGAAAAAGACATTATCATCACAGCCATTTTCCACACCAGCAAAAATCCAAATAAAAAGTTGAAATAA
- the mtaB gene encoding tRNA (N(6)-L-threonylcarbamoyladenosine(37)-C(2))-methylthiotransferase MtaB has translation MEKRKKVAFHTLGCKLNFSETSTIARNLQDEGFDRVDFEEVADMYVINTCSVTENADKQFKQVVRKAMKLNDKAFVAAVGCYAQLKPEELAAVDGVDLVLGATEKFKLNDYINDLSKNDMGEVHSCEIAEADFYVGSYSIGDRTRAFLKVQDGCDYKCTYCTIPLARGISRSDELQNVLKNAKEISAQNIKEIVLTGVNIGDYGKGEFGNKKHEHTFLELVQALDEVEGIERLRISSIEPNLLKNETIEFVSKSRTFVPHFHIPLQSGSNDILKLMKRRYLREVYTERVNKIREVMPHACIGVDVIVGFPGETDEHFLETYHFLNDLDISYLHVFTYSERDNTEAAAMEGVVPGNVRAKRSKMLRSLSVKKRRAFYESQLGTNRTVLFEGENKEGYIHGFTENYVKVKTPWNPELVNTLHEVNLTHIDEDGSVRMDFVAALV, from the coding sequence ATGGAAAAAAGAAAAAAAGTGGCCTTCCATACCTTAGGCTGTAAACTGAATTTTTCAGAAACTTCGACAATTGCCCGTAACTTACAGGACGAAGGTTTTGACCGTGTGGATTTTGAGGAAGTGGCGGATATGTATGTTATCAACACTTGCTCGGTAACCGAAAATGCCGATAAACAATTTAAACAAGTCGTGCGCAAAGCAATGAAGCTCAATGATAAGGCTTTTGTTGCTGCGGTGGGTTGTTATGCCCAATTGAAACCGGAAGAATTGGCCGCTGTTGATGGTGTGGATTTGGTTCTGGGAGCGACCGAGAAATTCAAACTGAACGATTACATCAATGATTTGTCTAAAAATGATATGGGTGAGGTGCACTCTTGCGAGATTGCCGAAGCCGATTTCTATGTAGGCAGTTATTCTATTGGCGACCGTACCCGTGCTTTCTTGAAGGTGCAGGATGGTTGCGATTATAAATGTACCTATTGTACGATTCCGTTGGCTCGTGGAATTTCGCGTAGTGACGAATTGCAAAATGTGCTAAAAAATGCCAAAGAAATTTCGGCGCAAAATATCAAAGAAATTGTGCTTACCGGAGTGAACATTGGGGATTACGGTAAGGGGGAATTTGGTAACAAAAAACACGAACATACTTTTCTAGAATTGGTTCAGGCTTTGGATGAAGTAGAAGGAATTGAGCGTTTGCGTATTTCGTCCATCGAGCCTAATTTATTGAAGAACGAAACGATTGAGTTTGTTTCGAAAAGTAGAACTTTTGTTCCGCATTTTCATATTCCGCTACAATCAGGAAGCAATGATATTCTGAAACTGATGAAACGCCGTTATTTGCGTGAGGTATATACCGAAAGAGTTAATAAAATAAGAGAAGTGATGCCACATGCTTGTATTGGTGTAGATGTGATTGTTGGTTTCCCCGGAGAAACGGACGAACATTTCTTGGAAACTTATCATTTCCTGAATGATTTGGATATTTCGTATTTACACGTTTTTACGTATTCGGAGCGTGATAATACGGAAGCTGCTGCAATGGAAGGAGTGGTTCCGGGTAATGTACGCGCGAAACGCAGCAAAATGTTGCGTAGTTTATCGGTAAAAAAACGTCGTGCTTTCTATGAAAGTCAGTTAGGTACTAACAGAACAGTACTTTTTGAAGGAGAGAACAAGGAAGGTTACATCCACGGATTTACTGAGAATTATGTAAAGGTAAAAACGCCTTGGAATCCGGAATTAGTGAATACGTTACACGAAGTGAACTTAACACATATTGACGAAGACGGAAGCGTACGAATGGATTTTGTTGCGGCTTTAGTTTAA
- a CDS encoding 3-ketoacyl-ACP reductase, with amino-acid sequence MTDLKNKNALITGAGKGIGKAIALALAKEGANVILIARTQEEIDNVAAKARSLRVKALALTADVADIDSVNAAVEKALAEFKTIDIVVNNAGIAAFGKFLELEPKEWERIIQVNLMGAYYVTRAVLPGMMERQTGDIINISSTAGLAGNAMTSAYSASKFALLGMTDSLMQEMRKYNIRVTALTPSTVATDMAKNLNLTDGNPEKVMQSEDMAELIIAQLKLNRRVFIKNSSIWSTNP; translated from the coding sequence ATGACCGATTTAAAAAATAAAAATGCCCTGATTACAGGTGCTGGAAAAGGAATAGGAAAAGCAATCGCTTTGGCTTTAGCTAAAGAAGGTGCGAATGTTATTTTAATAGCTAGAACTCAGGAAGAAATTGATAATGTAGCAGCCAAAGCACGTTCGCTTAGGGTAAAAGCACTAGCCTTAACGGCTGATGTTGCCGATATCGATTCGGTAAATGCCGCCGTAGAAAAAGCATTAGCTGAATTTAAAACTATAGACATCGTAGTGAATAATGCTGGAATAGCTGCTTTTGGTAAATTTTTAGAATTAGAGCCTAAAGAATGGGAACGTATCATACAAGTAAACCTTATGGGGGCTTATTATGTAACTAGAGCCGTACTTCCTGGTATGATGGAAAGACAAACCGGAGACATTATTAATATTTCATCCACAGCTGGATTAGCCGGAAATGCGATGACTAGTGCTTATAGTGCCTCTAAATTTGCTTTGCTAGGCATGACTGATTCTTTAATGCAAGAAATGCGCAAATACAACATTCGTGTTACTGCATTAACTCCTAGTACCGTTGCAACTGATATGGCTAAAAACCTCAATCTAACGGATGGAAACCCTGAAAAAGTAATGCAATCTGAGGATATGGCCGAGTTAATTATAGCGCAACTCAAACTAAACCGACGCGTATTTATCAAAAACAGTAGCATTTGGTCTACTAATCCTTAA
- a CDS encoding PPK2 family polyphosphate kinase: MKSIDPEEFKVTVPIKLSEIPTNLNNKASDDDKEEKLEKVQEKLSALQDVMYAHNRYGVLICLQGMDTSGKDSLIREVFKEFNPRGVVVHSFKTPNSTELEHDYLWRHYLALPEKGKFAVFNRTHYENVLVTRVHPEYVLNENLPGIEKVEDITPEFWESRMEQIRNFEKHISQNGTIVFKFYFHLSKEEQRIRLLRRLENREHHWKFSPGDLKEREHWDTYMQYYEEAINKTATENAPWYIVPADDKEMARYIVAKIIWEELQKRTDIKVPDLDVKVKANFDSYKEQLAKE, translated from the coding sequence ATGAAATCAATTGATCCAGAAGAATTTAAAGTAACCGTTCCTATTAAGCTATCTGAAATCCCTACGAATTTAAACAACAAAGCGAGTGACGATGATAAGGAAGAAAAGCTAGAAAAAGTTCAGGAAAAATTAAGTGCTTTGCAGGATGTGATGTATGCGCATAACCGTTATGGGGTTTTAATTTGTTTGCAGGGAATGGATACTTCAGGTAAAGATAGTTTGATTCGTGAAGTTTTTAAAGAATTCAATCCGCGTGGGGTAGTGGTACATAGTTTTAAAACACCTAATTCAACCGAATTAGAACATGATTATTTGTGGAGGCATTATTTGGCTTTGCCGGAAAAAGGAAAGTTTGCTGTTTTTAACCGTACACATTATGAAAATGTTTTGGTTACTCGTGTACATCCCGAATATGTTTTAAATGAAAATTTACCCGGAATCGAAAAAGTGGAAGATATTACGCCTGAATTTTGGGAAAGTCGAATGGAGCAAATTCGGAATTTTGAAAAACACATTTCTCAAAATGGTACTATTGTGTTCAAATTTTATTTTCATTTGAGTAAAGAAGAACAACGAATACGTCTGTTACGCCGTTTAGAAAACAGGGAACATCATTGGAAATTTTCGCCAGGGGATTTAAAAGAGCGTGAACATTGGGATACTTATATGCAATACTACGAAGAAGCCATCAATAAAACGGCAACTGAAAATGCACCTTGGTACATTGTCCCAGCAGATGATAAAGAAATGGCACGATATATTGTCGCTAAAATTATTTGGGAGGAATTACAAAAACGAACCGATATTAAAGTACCGGATTTAGATGTAAAAGTAAAAGCTAATTTTGATAGTTATAAAGAACAGTTAGCAAAAGAATAA
- a CDS encoding MATE family efflux transporter yields the protein MTLATYTKEFSYNLRLAYPIILGMLGHTIVGIVDNVMVGKLGPTELAAVSLANSFVFIAMSLGIGFSTAITPLAAEADGEKNIEKGRSVFHHGLYLCTVLGFSLFVLVFFAKQLITFMGQPDHVVELSKPYLDIVAFSLIPLIMFQGYKQFADGMSETKYAMWATILGNVVNVVLNYLFIYGIWIFPKLGIVGAAVGTIASRFVMLGFMHYKMQRKAKFHPFFEGFSLKEIKKEMNLKIIRLGGPSSMQMFFEVGLFTGAVWLSGTIGVANQAANQIALSLASFTFMFAMGLSVAATIRVGNQKGLGDFRKMKIVAYSIFLLAVLLEIGFALIFVLFHEQMPKIFVNMDSLTDLTANTEVVSIASQLLLVAAVFQISDGIQVVVLGALRGLQDAKVPMYITFVAYWIVGFPVSIYLGLYTNLKAVGIWIGLLSGLTTAALFLYIRFLKLTKQLILEKH from the coding sequence ATGACTTTAGCTACTTACACCAAAGAGTTCTCTTATAATCTCCGTTTGGCATATCCAATTATTTTAGGAATGCTTGGGCATACCATTGTTGGAATTGTAGATAATGTAATGGTAGGGAAGCTAGGGCCAACCGAATTAGCTGCCGTTTCTCTAGCTAATAGTTTTGTGTTTATAGCCATGTCCTTGGGAATTGGTTTTTCTACAGCGATCACTCCACTAGCCGCAGAAGCTGATGGTGAAAAAAATATTGAAAAAGGGAGAAGTGTTTTTCATCATGGTTTGTATTTGTGTACGGTTTTAGGTTTTTCTCTTTTTGTATTGGTCTTTTTTGCTAAACAATTAATCACTTTTATGGGGCAACCTGACCATGTGGTGGAGTTGTCCAAACCATATCTGGATATTGTCGCTTTTTCATTAATTCCCTTGATAATGTTTCAGGGATATAAACAATTTGCTGATGGAATGAGTGAAACCAAATATGCTATGTGGGCTACTATTTTAGGTAATGTGGTCAATGTGGTACTTAATTATTTGTTTATATATGGGATTTGGATTTTTCCTAAATTAGGTATTGTGGGTGCTGCTGTTGGAACGATAGCTTCACGATTTGTGATGTTAGGTTTCATGCATTATAAAATGCAACGAAAAGCCAAGTTTCATCCCTTTTTTGAAGGCTTCTCCCTTAAAGAAATTAAAAAAGAAATGAATCTTAAAATCATTCGATTGGGAGGTCCTTCTTCGATGCAAATGTTTTTCGAAGTAGGTTTGTTTACGGGGGCAGTTTGGCTTTCGGGAACTATAGGAGTGGCGAATCAGGCAGCAAATCAAATTGCGTTAAGTTTGGCTTCTTTTACTTTTATGTTTGCCATGGGACTGAGTGTTGCTGCTACGATTAGAGTAGGGAATCAAAAAGGTTTGGGTGATTTTAGAAAAATGAAAATTGTAGCGTATTCTATTTTCTTATTGGCGGTTTTGTTAGAAATAGGTTTTGCTTTAATTTTTGTTTTATTTCATGAGCAAATGCCTAAAATATTTGTCAATATGGATAGTCTAACCGATTTGACTGCGAATACCGAAGTGGTTTCGATTGCATCACAATTATTGTTAGTGGCAGCTGTTTTTCAAATTTCAGATGGGATTCAGGTAGTTGTTTTGGGTGCTTTGCGCGGCTTACAAGATGCTAAAGTTCCTATGTATATCACTTTTGTAGCCTATTGGATAGTGGGATTCCCAGTGTCAATTTATTTAGGATTATATACTAATTTAAAGGCAGTTGGAATTTGGATAGGACTTTTGTCAGGTCTTACAACGGCAGCTTTATTTTTGTATATTCGCTTTCTAAAATTGACAAAGCAATTAATTTTAGAAAAGCATTAA
- a CDS encoding AEC family transporter, with product MGKKYGWSKKLIGCLIITAGLGNTSFLGFPIVNALYGSEGLKMAILVDQPGTFVVVSTLAVVVATMYSKDATSGGTIFKKVILFPPFICFLVACLANILGLDFHDYIQFGLTKLGSLLTPLAIISVGLQLHFDSRSKHWKFLWIGLAYKLFLTPALLFLLYVVVLKQNGLMIQVVLIEAAMAPMIMACIVATSHGLKPRLSSMMIGFGIPISFVTLAFWYFVLQYI from the coding sequence TTGGGAAAAAAATACGGTTGGTCTAAAAAATTAATTGGTTGTTTGATAATCACCGCAGGTTTAGGTAATACGTCTTTCTTAGGTTTTCCAATAGTGAATGCACTATATGGTTCCGAAGGTTTAAAAATGGCTATTTTAGTCGATCAGCCGGGTACTTTCGTAGTAGTTTCTACGCTTGCAGTAGTGGTGGCTACTATGTATTCAAAAGATGCAACTAGTGGAGGAACTATTTTTAAAAAAGTAATATTGTTTCCTCCGTTTATTTGTTTTTTAGTGGCTTGTTTGGCTAATATACTTGGTTTAGACTTTCATGATTATATTCAATTTGGTTTGACCAAATTAGGAAGCTTATTAACTCCTTTGGCTATAATTTCTGTTGGTTTACAATTACATTTTGATAGTAGAAGTAAGCATTGGAAATTTTTGTGGATTGGATTGGCTTACAAATTGTTCCTCACACCAGCGCTATTGTTTTTGCTATATGTTGTTGTTTTAAAACAAAACGGATTGATGATTCAGGTAGTTTTGATTGAGGCTGCCATGGCACCTATGATTATGGCTTGTATTGTGGCAACTTCACACGGCTTAAAACCTCGATTAAGTAGTATGATGATAGGATTTGGTATTCCGATTTCGTTTGTTACTTTAGCTTTTTGGTATTTCGTTTTGCAGTATATATAA
- a CDS encoding peroxiredoxin, with amino-acid sequence MATIRLGDIAPDFKAETTQGTVQFHEWLGDSWGVLFSHPADFTPVCTTELGTVANYFPEFQKRNTKVIALSVDSLESHLNWIKDIEETQNVTLQYPIIADENKEVANLYDMIHPNANDTFTVRSVFIIGAEKKVKLILTYPASTGRNFDELLRVIDSLQLTANYSVATPANWKDGQDVVIAPAIKDEDIPAKFPKGFKRIKYYLRMTPQPNK; translated from the coding sequence ATGGCAACAATTCGATTAGGCGATATCGCTCCAGATTTTAAAGCAGAAACCACTCAAGGTACGGTTCAATTTCATGAATGGTTAGGAGATTCTTGGGGTGTTTTATTTTCGCATCCTGCTGATTTTACTCCTGTTTGTACAACAGAGTTGGGAACTGTGGCTAATTATTTTCCTGAATTCCAAAAAAGAAATACGAAGGTAATCGCATTAAGTGTGGATAGTTTAGAGTCGCACTTAAACTGGATCAAAGATATTGAAGAAACTCAAAACGTAACGTTACAATACCCTATAATTGCTGATGAGAACAAAGAAGTAGCTAATTTGTATGATATGATTCATCCAAATGCAAATGATACTTTTACGGTTCGTTCAGTGTTTATTATTGGTGCTGAAAAAAAAGTAAAACTAATTTTGACGTATCCAGCATCAACAGGACGAAATTTTGACGAATTATTACGTGTAATAGACAGTTTACAATTAACGGCTAATTATAGTGTTGCTACACCAGCTAACTGGAAAGATGGTCAGGATGTAGTAATTGCACCTGCTATAAAAGATGAAGATATTCCTGCTAAATTTCCAAAAGGATTTAAGAGAATTAAATATTATTTAAGAATGACTCCTCAACCGAATAAATAA
- the nudK gene encoding GDP-mannose pyrophosphatase NudK, producing the protein MKNPEIKITQTELLSNNWYILNKVTFDYQKADDSFITQKREVYDRGNGACILLYNKETKNIILTRQFRLPTYLNGNESGMMIEVCAGLLDKDEPEQCIIRETEEETGYRISKVQKIMETYMSPGAITEILYLFIGEYDASMKVSEGGGLEEEQENIEVIEMSFNQAYNMIASGEINDAKTIMLLQYAKINLGL; encoded by the coding sequence ATGAAAAATCCCGAAATTAAAATTACTCAAACCGAATTACTTTCAAACAACTGGTATATCTTAAACAAAGTAACTTTTGACTATCAAAAGGCTGACGATAGTTTTATTACTCAAAAAAGAGAAGTCTATGACCGGGGGAATGGAGCTTGTATTTTATTATATAACAAAGAAACCAAAAACATTATTCTGACTCGTCAATTCCGTTTACCAACCTATTTAAATGGTAATGAAAGCGGAATGATGATTGAAGTTTGCGCAGGATTACTAGACAAAGACGAACCCGAACAATGCATTATTAGAGAAACTGAAGAAGAAACAGGTTATCGTATTTCTAAGGTTCAAAAAATAATGGAAACCTACATGTCTCCTGGAGCTATTACTGAAATCTTATATTTATTTATTGGCGAATACGATGCTTCGATGAAAGTGAGTGAAGGTGGTGGACTTGAAGAAGAGCAAGAGAACATAGAAGTAATTGAGATGTCCTTTAACCAAGCTTATAACATGATTGCTAGCGGTGAAATCAATGATGCCAAAACGATAATGTTGTTACAATATGCAAAGATTAATTTAGGGCTTTAA
- a CDS encoding cellulase family glycosylhydrolase, with translation MVFNRKVLIKNVTIISIVLLLFLSCNYEKTLPKSTNSENYTIKGSRIYKNNTKIQLIGVNSLQVFGITPDLLKEWKIDINREFIGNSKENPITGNPIKDANGSYLYSLQNIVDSNRKENKITIICPFGWDGKSATLFTGKTPKQTYWWNEYKLILEQWAKHFKDQSDVWIEVWNEPYRYDKTDGYTDDIWFNDMSELTNIIRSTGNNNIILIPCAEQGQDESVLLQKGLIFIQNKSNILFDIHAYEKWLLDSNDNLNNRLNQLNKLNIPFIFGETAPMNAGVLMDPRPFLNNIYNRNLSICAWVCKKDENDIDALLTSEGLPNDLNNNNWGSFFKNLSLQNRNP, from the coding sequence ATGGTGTTCAATCGAAAGGTACTTATTAAAAATGTAACTATCATTTCTATAGTATTACTATTATTTCTTTCTTGTAACTATGAAAAAACACTCCCAAAAAGTACTAATTCAGAAAACTACACCATTAAGGGTTCTAGAATTTACAAGAACAACACTAAAATACAACTCATAGGGGTTAATTCTCTTCAAGTTTTTGGTATAACACCAGACTTATTAAAAGAATGGAAAATTGATATCAATAGAGAATTCATTGGAAATAGTAAAGAAAATCCAATAACTGGAAACCCCATAAAAGATGCTAACGGATCCTATCTTTATTCTCTACAAAACATTGTAGATAGTAACCGAAAAGAAAATAAAATTACTATAATTTGCCCATTTGGGTGGGACGGAAAAAGCGCAACATTATTTACAGGAAAAACACCAAAACAAACCTATTGGTGGAATGAATACAAACTAATATTAGAACAATGGGCTAAGCATTTTAAAGATCAATCTGATGTATGGATTGAAGTTTGGAATGAGCCCTATCGATATGACAAAACAGACGGATATACAGATGATATTTGGTTCAATGATATGAGTGAACTGACCAATATCATTAGATCAACAGGGAACAATAATATCATACTCATTCCATGTGCTGAACAAGGACAAGATGAAAGTGTACTTTTGCAAAAGGGATTAATTTTCATTCAAAACAAATCAAATATTCTATTCGATATACATGCTTATGAAAAATGGTTGTTAGATAGTAATGACAATCTAAATAATCGCTTAAATCAACTCAATAAACTAAACATACCCTTTATTTTTGGAGAAACTGCCCCAATGAATGCAGGTGTCCTCATGGATCCAAGACCTTTTTTAAACAACATATACAATCGAAACCTATCAATTTGCGCCTGGGTTTGCAAAAAAGATGAAAACGACATAGATGCCCTTTTAACATCTGAAGGTTTACCAAACGATTTAAATAACAACAATTGGGGAAGTTTTTTTAAGAATTTAAGTTTACAAAATAGAAACCCATAA